The following are from one region of the Streptomyces changanensis genome:
- a CDS encoding phosphatidylinositol mannoside acyltransferase encodes MSAMRDRLTDALYGAGWSTVKRLPEPVATALGRRIADTAWRRRGKGVLRLEANLARVVPDATPQRLAELSRAGMRSYMRYWMESFRLPTWSEEQVRRAVDIKDIDRLTDTLAAGRGVVLALPHLANWDLAGVWATRALGVPFTTVAERLEPESLYDRFVAYRESLGMEVIPHTGGSAFGALARRLRSGGLVCLVADRDLSASGVEVDFFGERARMPAGPALLAQQTGALLLPATLWYDDASTMRGQVHPPVDVPASGTRAEKTAVMTQALADAFAGGIAEHPEDWHMLQRLWLADLETPGGPA; translated from the coding sequence ATGAGCGCGATGAGGGACCGGCTGACCGACGCCCTGTACGGGGCGGGCTGGAGCACGGTGAAGAGGCTCCCCGAGCCCGTCGCGACCGCGCTCGGGCGGCGCATCGCCGACACGGCGTGGAGGCGGCGCGGCAAGGGCGTGCTGCGGCTGGAGGCGAACCTGGCCCGGGTGGTGCCCGACGCGACCCCGCAGCGCCTCGCGGAGCTCTCCCGCGCCGGGATGCGCTCGTACATGCGGTACTGGATGGAGTCCTTCCGGCTGCCGACGTGGAGCGAGGAGCAGGTGCGCCGGGCCGTCGACATCAAGGACATCGACCGCCTGACCGACACCCTCGCGGCCGGCCGGGGCGTCGTCCTGGCGCTCCCGCACCTCGCCAACTGGGACCTCGCCGGCGTGTGGGCGACCCGGGCGCTCGGCGTGCCGTTCACGACGGTCGCCGAGCGGCTGGAGCCCGAGTCGCTGTACGACCGGTTCGTGGCGTACCGCGAGTCGCTGGGCATGGAGGTGATCCCGCACACCGGTGGCAGCGCCTTCGGGGCGCTCGCCCGGCGGCTGCGCTCCGGCGGACTGGTGTGCCTCGTCGCGGACCGCGACCTGTCGGCGTCCGGCGTCGAGGTCGACTTCTTCGGCGAGCGGGCACGGATGCCCGCCGGTCCCGCGCTGCTCGCCCAGCAGACCGGCGCGCTGCTGCTGCCCGCCACGCTCTGGTACGACGACGCGTCGACGATGCGGGGACAGGTGCACCCCCCGGTGGACGTGCCCGCCTCGGGCACGCGCGCCGAGAAGACGGCCGTGATGACCCAGGCGCTGGCCGACGCCTTCGCCGGCGGGATCGCCGAGCACCCGGAGGACTGGCACATGCTGCAGCGGCTGTGGCTCGCCGACCTGGAGACCCCCGGGGGCCCCGCGTGA
- the pgsA gene encoding phosphatidylinositol phosphate synthase — MLNKYARAFFTRVLTPFAAFLLRRGVTPDAVTLVGTAGVVAGALVFFPRGEFFWGTIVITLFVFSDLVDGNMARQAGVSSRWGAFLDSTLDRVADGAVFGGFALWYAGAGDDDVLCAVSIFCLASGQVVSYTKARGESIGLPVAVNGLVERAERLVVSLVAAGLAGLHAFGVPGVGILLPIALWVVAVGSAVTLGQRVVTVRREAAEADAGGGTPRGSEATS; from the coding sequence ATGCTGAACAAGTACGCGCGTGCGTTCTTCACGCGTGTTCTCACACCGTTCGCCGCGTTTCTCCTCCGCCGCGGGGTGACCCCCGACGCGGTGACGCTCGTGGGTACCGCGGGCGTCGTGGCGGGAGCGCTGGTCTTCTTCCCGCGCGGGGAGTTCTTCTGGGGCACGATCGTGATCACGCTGTTCGTGTTCTCCGACCTCGTCGACGGCAACATGGCACGTCAGGCAGGTGTGTCCAGCCGGTGGGGCGCGTTCCTCGACTCCACCCTGGACCGCGTCGCGGACGGGGCCGTCTTCGGCGGCTTCGCGCTCTGGTACGCGGGCGCCGGTGATGACGACGTGCTGTGCGCGGTGTCCATCTTCTGCCTGGCCAGTGGGCAGGTCGTGTCGTACACGAAGGCGCGGGGAGAGTCGATCGGGCTGCCCGTCGCGGTGAACGGCCTGGTGGAACGGGCCGAGCGGCTCGTCGTGTCGCTGGTCGCCGCCGGACTCGCCGGCCTGCACGCCTTCGGCGTGCCGGGCGTCGGGATCCTGCTGCCCATCGCCCTGTGGGTGGTGGCCGTCGGCAGCGCGGTGACCCTGGGGCAGCGGGTCGTCACGGTCCGTCGCGAGGCCGCGGAGGCCGACGCCGGCGGAGGTACTCCGAGGGGGAGCGAGGCCACGTCATGA
- a CDS encoding elongation factor G-like protein EF-G2, translating to MGDKAHTHLGAAGRAATADQPPSIRNVVLVGHSGSGKTTLVEALALTAGAVNRAGRVEDGSTLSDHDEIEHRRQRSVQLSLVPVEWDGCKINLLDAPGYADFVGELRAGLRAADAALFVVSAAQEEGAVAGSTRLIWEECAAVGMPRAIVVTHLDTARTDYERLARVCGELFGGDDPDAVLPLYLPVLGPEAADGHAPATGLVGLLTRRIFDYSTGERREDPADDAQLPLIEEARNRLIEGIIAESEDETLMDRYLAGEDIDLKTLVEDLEKAVARGSFHPVLAAAPAAPGGRQGLGTVELLDLITRGFPTPLERPAPEVTTPRGEPRPALSCDPDGPLVAEVVKTTSDPYVGRISLVRVFSGTLRPDETVHVSGHGLADRGHEDHDVDERVGSLFSPFGKQQRPMDHCVAGDLACVAKLSRAETGDTLSAKDDPLLMEPWSMPDPLLPLAIQARSKADEDKLSQGLARLAAEDPTMRLEQNPDTHQVVLWCLGEAHVDVALERLRGRYGVQVDAVPHRVALRETFGAPATARGRHVKQSGGHGQFAICDIEVEPLPPGSGIEFVDKVVGGAVPRQFIPSVEKGVRAQAARGVAAGYPLVDVRVTLVDGKAHSVDSSDAAFQTAGALALREAAAGVPVSLLEPVAEVRVLVPDEYVGPVMSDLSGRRGRVVGTEQAGPGRTLVRAEVPELEIGRYAVDLRSLAHGTGRFGRSYARHEAMPPHVADRLRKEEPEGAPR from the coding sequence ATGGGCGACAAGGCGCACACCCACCTCGGGGCCGCCGGCAGGGCGGCTACGGCCGACCAGCCCCCCTCCATCAGGAACGTGGTGCTGGTCGGCCACAGCGGATCCGGCAAGACCACCCTCGTCGAGGCCCTCGCGCTCACCGCGGGCGCCGTCAACCGGGCGGGGCGCGTGGAGGACGGCTCCACCCTCTCCGACCACGACGAGATCGAACACCGCAGGCAGCGGTCGGTACAGCTCTCCCTCGTCCCCGTCGAGTGGGACGGCTGCAAGATCAACCTGCTCGACGCCCCCGGCTACGCGGACTTCGTCGGCGAGCTCCGCGCCGGACTGCGGGCCGCCGACGCCGCGCTCTTCGTCGTCTCGGCCGCCCAGGAGGAGGGCGCCGTCGCCGGTTCGACCCGGCTGATCTGGGAGGAGTGCGCGGCCGTCGGCATGCCCCGGGCCATCGTCGTCACCCACCTCGACACCGCGCGCACCGACTACGAGCGGCTCGCCCGCGTCTGCGGCGAGCTCTTCGGCGGCGACGACCCCGACGCCGTGCTTCCGCTCTACCTCCCCGTCCTCGGCCCGGAGGCCGCCGACGGGCACGCCCCCGCCACCGGCCTCGTCGGCCTCCTCACCCGCCGGATCTTCGACTACTCCACCGGCGAGCGGCGCGAGGACCCCGCGGACGACGCCCAGCTCCCCCTGATCGAGGAGGCCCGCAACCGGCTCATCGAGGGCATCATCGCGGAGAGCGAGGACGAGACCCTCATGGACCGCTACCTCGCCGGGGAGGACATCGACCTCAAGACGCTCGTCGAGGACCTGGAGAAGGCCGTCGCCCGGGGCAGCTTCCACCCCGTGCTCGCCGCCGCGCCCGCCGCCCCGGGCGGCCGGCAGGGCCTGGGCACCGTGGAACTCCTCGACCTGATCACCCGCGGCTTCCCCACACCGCTGGAGCGCCCCGCCCCCGAGGTCACCACCCCGCGCGGCGAGCCCCGCCCCGCCCTGTCCTGCGACCCGGACGGCCCGCTGGTCGCTGAGGTCGTCAAGACCACGTCCGACCCGTACGTCGGCCGCATCTCCCTGGTCCGCGTCTTCTCCGGCACGCTCCGCCCCGACGAGACGGTCCACGTCTCCGGCCACGGCCTCGCCGACCGCGGTCACGAGGACCACGACGTCGACGAGCGCGTCGGCTCCCTGTTCTCCCCGTTCGGCAAGCAGCAGCGCCCGATGGACCACTGCGTCGCGGGCGACCTCGCCTGCGTCGCCAAGCTCTCCCGCGCCGAGACCGGCGACACCCTGTCGGCCAAGGACGACCCGCTCCTCATGGAGCCCTGGAGCATGCCCGACCCGCTGCTGCCCCTGGCCATCCAGGCCCGCAGCAAGGCCGACGAGGACAAGCTCTCCCAGGGGCTGGCGCGGCTCGCCGCCGAGGACCCCACCATGCGCCTGGAGCAGAACCCGGACACCCACCAGGTCGTCCTGTGGTGCCTCGGCGAGGCGCACGTGGACGTCGCCCTCGAACGGCTGCGCGGCCGCTACGGCGTCCAGGTCGACGCCGTGCCCCACCGGGTCGCGCTCCGCGAGACCTTCGGCGCCCCCGCCACCGCGCGCGGACGCCACGTCAAGCAGTCCGGCGGGCACGGCCAGTTCGCGATCTGCGACATCGAGGTGGAGCCCCTGCCGCCCGGCTCCGGCATCGAGTTCGTCGACAAGGTCGTCGGCGGCGCCGTGCCGCGGCAGTTCATCCCGTCGGTGGAGAAGGGCGTCCGCGCCCAGGCCGCCCGCGGCGTCGCCGCCGGGTACCCCCTCGTCGACGTCCGCGTCACCCTGGTCGACGGCAAGGCGCACTCGGTGGACTCCTCCGACGCGGCATTCCAGACCGCCGGCGCCCTGGCCCTGCGCGAGGCCGCCGCGGGCGTCCCCGTCAGCCTGCTGGAGCCCGTCGCCGAGGTCCGCGTCCTCGTCCCGGACGAGTACGTCGGTCCCGTCATGAGTGACCTCTCCGGCCGCCGCGGCCGCGTCGTCGGCACCGAGCAGGCCGGGCCCGGGCGGACCCTCGTCCGCGCCGAGGTGCCCGAGCTGGAGATCGGCCGGTACGCCGTCGACCTCCGCTCCCTCGCCCACGGCACGGGCCGTTTCGGCCGCTCCTACGCACGCCACGAGGCCATGCCGCCGCACGTCGCCGACCGGCTGCGCAAGGAGGAACCCGAGGGCGCCCCCCGCTGA
- a CDS encoding HIT family protein, which yields MLARMTTEPEQQIGVGTPDAFQRLWTPHRMAYIQGENKPTGPGADDGCPFCTIPAKSDEDGLIVARGESVYAVLNLYPYNGGHLMVVPFRHVADYTELDDAETAELALLTKQAMTALRTASGAHGFNIGMNQGSAAGAGIAAHLHQHIVPRWGGDTNFMPAIAGTKVLPQLLGDTRRMLAEAWPEA from the coding sequence ATGCTGGCCCGCATGACGACTGAGCCGGAGCAGCAGATCGGAGTCGGGACGCCTGACGCGTTCCAGCGCCTGTGGACGCCCCACCGGATGGCGTACATCCAGGGGGAGAACAAGCCGACCGGCCCCGGCGCCGACGACGGCTGTCCGTTCTGCACGATCCCGGCCAAGTCCGACGAGGACGGCCTGATCGTCGCCCGGGGCGAGTCGGTGTACGCCGTCCTCAACCTGTACCCGTACAACGGCGGGCACCTCATGGTCGTGCCGTTCCGGCACGTCGCCGACTACACGGAGCTGGACGACGCCGAGACCGCCGAGCTGGCGCTGCTGACCAAGCAGGCGATGACGGCGCTGCGCACGGCCTCCGGCGCGCACGGGTTCAACATCGGCATGAACCAGGGCAGCGCGGCGGGTGCCGGGATCGCCGCCCACCTGCACCAGCACATCGTGCCCCGCTGGGGCGGCGACACCAACTTCATGCCCGCCATCGCCGGCACCAAGGTGCTGCCGCAGCTGCTCGGCGACACCCGCCGGATGCTCGCCGAGGCGTGGCCGGAGGCCTGA
- the thrS gene encoding threonine--tRNA ligase, with product MSDVRVIIQRDSEREERVVTTGTTAADLFAGERTVIAARVDGELKDLAYAPRDGETVEGVEISSEDGLNILRHSTAHVMAQAVQELFPEAKLGIGPPIRDGFYYDFDVKEPFTPEDLKRIEKKMQEIQKRGQRFSRRVTTDEDARVELADEPYKLELIGLKGNAAQAADGADAEVGAGELTIYDNLDAKTGELCWKDLCRGPHLPTTRNVPAFKLMRSAAAYWRGSEKNPQLQRIYGTAWPSKDELKAHLEFLAEAEKRDHRKLGAELDLFSFPEELGPGLAVFHPKGGVIRKVMEDYSRKRHEDSGYEFVNTPHISKEKLFETSGHLPHYAEGMFPAIEFDEQNYRLKAMNCPMHNLIFKSRGRSYRELPLRLFEFGTVYRYEKSGVVHGLTRSRGFTQDDSHIYCTKEQMAEELDKLLTFVLDLLRDYGLNEFELELSTRDDSDKFIGSDEDWAEATEALRQAAEKQGLPLVPDPGGAAYYGPKISVQARDAIGRSWQMSTLQVDFNQPKRFGLEYTAADGSKQQPVMLHRALFGSIERFFGVLLEHYAGAFPAWLAPVQAVGIPVGDAHVPYLRDFAEEARKRGLRVEVDASSDRMQKKIRNAQKSKVPFMVIVGDDDMNAGTVSFRYRDGSQENGIARDEAIAKLVDVVERRVQV from the coding sequence GTGTCAGACGTCCGTGTGATCATCCAACGCGATTCCGAGCGGGAAGAGCGCGTGGTGACGACGGGCACTACGGCCGCCGACCTCTTCGCCGGCGAGCGCACCGTCATCGCGGCCCGCGTGGACGGCGAGCTGAAGGACCTCGCGTACGCGCCGCGCGACGGCGAGACCGTCGAGGGCGTCGAGATCTCCTCCGAGGACGGCCTGAACATCCTGCGCCACTCCACCGCGCACGTCATGGCGCAGGCCGTGCAGGAGCTGTTCCCCGAGGCCAAGCTGGGCATCGGCCCGCCCATCCGGGACGGCTTCTACTACGACTTCGACGTCAAGGAGCCCTTCACCCCCGAGGACCTCAAGCGCATCGAGAAGAAGATGCAGGAGATCCAGAAGCGGGGCCAGCGCTTCTCGCGCCGCGTCACCACCGACGAGGACGCCCGCGTCGAGCTGGCCGACGAGCCGTACAAGCTGGAGCTCATCGGCCTCAAGGGCAACGCCGCGCAGGCCGCCGACGGCGCCGACGCCGAGGTGGGCGCGGGCGAGCTGACCATCTACGACAACCTCGACGCCAAGACCGGCGAGCTGTGCTGGAAGGACCTCTGCCGCGGCCCGCACCTGCCGACCACGCGGAACGTCCCGGCGTTCAAGCTGATGCGCTCCGCCGCCGCCTACTGGCGTGGCAGCGAGAAGAACCCGCAGCTCCAGCGCATCTACGGCACCGCGTGGCCGTCCAAGGACGAGCTCAAGGCGCACCTCGAGTTCCTCGCCGAGGCCGAGAAGCGCGACCACCGCAAGCTCGGTGCGGAGCTGGACCTGTTCTCCTTCCCCGAGGAGCTGGGCCCGGGCCTCGCGGTCTTCCACCCCAAGGGCGGCGTGATCCGCAAGGTGATGGAGGACTACTCCCGCAAGCGGCACGAGGACTCCGGCTACGAGTTCGTCAACACGCCGCACATCTCGAAGGAGAAGCTCTTCGAGACGTCGGGTCACCTCCCGCACTACGCGGAGGGCATGTTCCCCGCGATCGAGTTCGACGAGCAGAACTACCGCCTCAAGGCGATGAACTGCCCGATGCACAACCTGATCTTCAAGTCGCGCGGGCGCTCGTACCGCGAACTTCCCCTGCGGCTGTTCGAGTTCGGCACGGTCTACCGCTACGAGAAGTCGGGCGTCGTCCACGGTCTGACCCGCTCACGCGGCTTCACCCAGGACGACTCGCACATCTACTGCACCAAGGAGCAGATGGCCGAGGAGCTCGACAAGCTCCTCACCTTCGTCCTGGACCTGCTGCGCGACTACGGCCTGAACGAGTTCGAGCTGGAGCTGTCCACCCGCGACGACTCCGACAAGTTCATCGGCTCGGACGAGGACTGGGCCGAGGCCACCGAGGCGCTGCGCCAGGCCGCCGAGAAGCAGGGCCTGCCGCTGGTGCCCGACCCGGGCGGCGCCGCCTACTACGGGCCGAAGATCTCGGTCCAGGCGCGGGACGCGATCGGCCGGTCCTGGCAGATGTCGACCCTCCAGGTGGACTTCAACCAGCCGAAGCGCTTCGGCCTGGAGTACACCGCGGCGGACGGCTCCAAGCAGCAGCCGGTCATGCTGCACCGGGCGCTGTTCGGCAGCATCGAGCGGTTCTTCGGCGTGCTCCTGGAGCACTACGCCGGCGCGTTCCCCGCGTGGCTCGCCCCGGTGCAGGCGGTCGGGATCCCGGTCGGCGACGCGCACGTGCCGTACCTCCGCGACTTCGCTGAGGAGGCGAGGAAGCGCGGGCTGCGGGTCGAGGTGGACGCCTCGTCGGACCGCATGCAGAAGAAGATCAGGAACGCGCAGAAGTCCAAGGTCCCGTTCATGGTCATCGTCGGTGACGACGACATGAACGCCGGCACGGTCTCCTTCCGCTACCGCGACGGCTCGCAGGAGAACGGCATCGCCCGCGACGAGGCCATCGCCAAGCTCGTCGACGTGGTGGAGCGCCGCGTCCAGGTGTGA
- a CDS encoding DUF4365 domain-containing protein yields the protein MALAAQPDPGTHPVPPLRGDLATTACMETLQVGYLHAVVAAAGCTLSQPFPDNGIDWHVSHSAPGHAVDDEVTIKVQLKATYQIPPRPPGPAFSFTLDNDHLLKLARTPVAVHKILVVMLVPRARDDWIGAGHDRLDLRHCCYWTNLAGHPVTGRRRTTVRVPTARIFDDRALCGIMTRVGAGGRP from the coding sequence ATGGCGCTCGCCGCGCAGCCCGACCCCGGCACCCACCCCGTACCGCCTCTCCGCGGCGACCTCGCGACCACCGCCTGCATGGAGACCCTCCAAGTCGGCTACCTGCACGCGGTCGTGGCCGCCGCCGGCTGCACCCTGTCCCAGCCGTTCCCCGACAACGGCATCGACTGGCACGTCAGCCACAGCGCCCCCGGCCACGCCGTCGACGACGAGGTGACCATCAAGGTGCAGCTGAAGGCCACCTACCAGATCCCCCCGCGGCCACCGGGCCCCGCCTTCTCCTTCACCCTCGACAACGACCACCTGCTGAAGCTCGCCCGCACCCCCGTGGCCGTCCACAAGATCCTCGTCGTGATGCTCGTCCCCCGGGCCCGCGACGACTGGATCGGCGCCGGGCACGACCGGCTCGACCTGCGCCACTGCTGCTACTGGACCAACCTCGCCGGCCACCCCGTCACCGGCAGGCGCCGCACCACCGTCCGCGTACCGACCGCGCGGATCTTCGACGACCGGGCCCTCTGCGGGATCATGACCCGGGTAGGGGCGGGAGGCAGACCCTGA
- a CDS encoding 3'-5' exonuclease translates to MARWFEGPLAAFDTETTGVDVERDRIVSAAVVVQDTEGGRVRTTRWLVNPGVPVPREATEVHGLTDDHLQRLGRWPAPVMEEIARALSEQAAAGRPLVVMNAPFDLTLLDRELRRHRASSLGRYLNDAPLRVLDPRVLDKHLDRYRKGRRTLTDLCAHYEVALDGAHDAGADATAALGVVRAVGRRFATRLEELTVAELHSRQAVWHAAQARGLQAWFARNGSEEEVDPAWPVRPGQSVAAA, encoded by the coding sequence ATGGCGCGCTGGTTTGAAGGACCCCTGGCCGCTTTCGACACGGAGACCACGGGCGTCGACGTGGAGCGGGACCGGATCGTCTCGGCGGCGGTCGTGGTGCAGGACACCGAGGGTGGCCGGGTGCGGACGACGCGGTGGTTGGTGAACCCGGGTGTGCCGGTGCCCCGGGAGGCGACGGAGGTGCACGGCCTGACGGACGATCACCTCCAGCGGCTCGGGCGGTGGCCCGCGCCGGTGATGGAGGAGATAGCCCGGGCGCTGTCCGAGCAGGCGGCCGCGGGCCGGCCGCTGGTGGTGATGAACGCGCCGTTCGACCTGACGTTGCTGGACCGGGAGTTGCGCCGGCACCGGGCGTCGTCGCTGGGGCGGTACCTGAACGACGCGCCGCTGCGCGTGCTGGACCCGCGGGTGCTGGACAAGCACCTGGACCGGTACCGCAAGGGACGGCGGACGTTGACCGACCTGTGCGCGCACTACGAGGTGGCGTTGGACGGTGCGCACGACGCCGGGGCGGACGCGACGGCGGCGCTGGGGGTGGTGCGCGCGGTGGGGCGCCGGTTCGCCACGCGGCTGGAGGAGCTGACGGTGGCGGAGCTGCACTCCCGGCAGGCGGTGTGGCACGCGGCGCAGGCCCGGGGGTTGCAGGCGTGGTTCGCTCGCAACGGCTCGGAGGAGGAGGTGGACCCGGCGTGGCCGGTACGCCCCGGACAGTCGGTGGCGGCCGCGTGA
- a CDS encoding SRPBCC family protein, with protein MDWHHYRFRSLWTLPAPVTTVYAALERPEEYPRWWPQVRAAHRIDGRSGTARIRSVLPYALAVTLTERRRDPAAGILEVTLTGDVEGWARWTVTPHPTVGSRALYEQEVRVRKPLLRRLAVPARPLFRANHALMMRAGRRGLAARLRTV; from the coding sequence ATGGACTGGCACCACTACCGCTTCCGCAGCCTCTGGACCCTCCCCGCCCCCGTCACCACGGTCTACGCCGCCCTGGAGCGCCCCGAGGAGTACCCCCGCTGGTGGCCCCAGGTCCGTGCCGCGCACCGCATCGACGGTCGCTCCGGCACCGCCCGCATCCGCTCCGTGCTCCCCTACGCGCTCGCCGTCACCCTCACCGAGCGCCGCCGCGACCCCGCCGCCGGCATCCTGGAGGTGACCCTCACCGGCGACGTCGAGGGCTGGGCCCGCTGGACCGTCACCCCACACCCGACGGTCGGCAGCCGAGCCCTGTACGAGCAGGAGGTCCGCGTCCGCAAGCCCCTGCTGCGCCGCCTCGCCGTACCCGCCCGCCCCCTCTTCCGCGCCAACCACGCCCTGATGATGCGGGCCGGCCGTCGCGGCCTCGCCGCCCGCCTGCGAACGGTTTGA
- a CDS encoding TIGR02611 family protein, with protein sequence MRAESDERERVAGPAAAGGPATGDAHGGEHTSGTSGVGTTAAERPLGSRAPAFVKARRTLHLSWQVGVFLIGLAVVLAGVLMLVLPGPGWFVIFAGMAIWATEFVWAQLVLRWTKRKVTEAAQRALDPKVRRRNMALTAAGLVIAGALVGIYLWKFGIVMPWKIAQ encoded by the coding sequence ATGCGCGCGGAGAGTGACGAGCGGGAGAGGGTCGCCGGGCCTGCGGCGGCCGGCGGGCCCGCGACGGGGGACGCCCACGGCGGGGAGCACACCAGCGGGACGAGCGGCGTCGGGACGACCGCCGCGGAGCGGCCGCTCGGCTCGCGCGCGCCCGCCTTCGTCAAGGCCAGGCGCACCCTGCACCTCAGCTGGCAGGTCGGGGTCTTCCTCATCGGCCTCGCCGTGGTCCTGGCGGGCGTGCTCATGCTCGTCCTGCCCGGTCCCGGCTGGTTCGTGATCTTCGCGGGCATGGCGATCTGGGCGACGGAGTTCGTCTGGGCGCAGCTCGTGCTCCGCTGGACCAAGCGCAAGGTCACCGAGGCCGCGCAGCGCGCGCTCGACCCCAAGGTCCGGCGCCGCAACATGGCGCTCACCGCCGCCGGGCTCGTCATCGCCGGCGCCCTCGTCGGGATCTACCTGTGGAAGTTCGGCATCGTCATGCCGTGGAAGATCGCCCAGTGA
- a CDS encoding SsgA family sporulation/cell division regulator gives MNTTVSCELHLRLVVSSESSLPVPAGLRYDTADPYAVHATFHTGAEETVEWVFARDLLAEGLHRPTGTGDVRVWPSRSHGQGVVCIALSSPEGEALLEAPARALESFLKRTDAAVPPGTEHRHFDLDTELSHILAES, from the coding sequence ATGAACACCACGGTCAGCTGCGAGCTGCACCTGCGCCTCGTTGTGTCGAGTGAGTCCTCACTGCCCGTCCCCGCGGGCCTGCGGTATGACACGGCCGATCCGTATGCCGTGCACGCCACCTTCCACACCGGCGCCGAGGAGACGGTCGAGTGGGTCTTCGCCCGTGATCTCCTCGCCGAAGGGTTGCACCGGCCCACCGGCACCGGCGACGTCAGAGTCTGGCCCTCCCGCAGCCACGGTCAGGGCGTCGTCTGCATCGCGCTGAGCTCCCCGGAGGGCGAAGCGCTTCTCGAGGCCCCGGCCCGGGCCCTGGAGTCGTTCCTGAAGCGGACCGACGCCGCGGTTCCGCCCGGTACCGAACACCGTCACTTCGACCTCGACACGGAGCTCTCCCACATCCTGGCGGAGAGCTGA
- a CDS encoding CGNR zinc finger domain-containing protein — MLIPHDTRIALDTVVDLVNTAPEGGRGEALGDVPSLYAFVEGHKISGVGELDAHDLRAVRAVRGRFAEVFAAPEARTAAGLINQLVAAAGTTPQLTDHDGYDWHVHYFAPGASVADHLAADCGMALAFILVAGERERLRRCEAPDCGRAFVDLSRNRSRRYCDSRTCGNRLHVAAYRARRREAAG; from the coding sequence GTGCTGATCCCCCACGACACCCGGATCGCCCTCGACACCGTCGTCGACCTCGTGAACACGGCGCCGGAGGGTGGCCGCGGCGAGGCGCTCGGGGACGTGCCGTCGTTGTACGCGTTCGTGGAGGGCCACAAGATCAGCGGCGTCGGCGAGCTGGACGCACACGACCTGCGGGCGGTGCGCGCCGTGCGGGGCCGGTTCGCCGAGGTGTTCGCGGCGCCCGAGGCGCGGACCGCGGCCGGGCTGATCAACCAGCTGGTGGCGGCCGCCGGCACCACGCCGCAGCTGACCGACCACGACGGTTACGACTGGCACGTGCACTACTTCGCCCCCGGCGCCTCGGTCGCCGACCACCTCGCCGCCGACTGCGGCATGGCCCTCGCCTTCATCCTGGTGGCGGGCGAGCGGGAGCGGCTGCGGCGGTGCGAGGCGCCGGACTGCGGCCGCGCCTTCGTCGACCTCTCCCGCAACCGGTCCCGCCGCTACTGCGACAGCCGCACCTGCGGCAACCGTCTGCACGTGGCGGCCTACCGCGCCCGGCGCAGGGAGGCGGCCGGCTGA
- a CDS encoding DsbA family protein, whose translation MSDSTTDPTARPVVLDVWCELQCTDCRTALDDLRALRARYGDRLDVRLRHFPLEKHRHAYAAAQAAEEALAQGRGWPYAEAVLAGVERLDAEGEAFLLEVARELGLDDEEFDTALIDGRHLLAVDADQAEGKALGVTGTPTYLIGGERLDGGKSQEGLRARVEEIADRLLAG comes from the coding sequence ATGAGCGACTCGACCACCGATCCCACCGCGCGGCCCGTCGTCCTGGACGTCTGGTGCGAGCTGCAGTGCACGGACTGCCGGACCGCCCTGGACGACCTGCGCGCGCTGCGGGCCCGCTACGGCGACCGGCTGGATGTGCGGCTGCGCCACTTCCCGCTGGAGAAGCACCGGCACGCGTACGCCGCGGCGCAGGCCGCCGAGGAGGCCCTGGCGCAGGGACGGGGGTGGCCGTACGCGGAGGCGGTTCTCGCCGGCGTGGAGCGGCTGGACGCCGAGGGCGAGGCGTTCCTGCTGGAGGTCGCGCGTGAACTGGGTCTGGATGACGAGGAGTTCGACACCGCACTGATCGACGGCCGGCACCTGCTGGCCGTCGACGCCGACCAGGCCGAGGGCAAGGCGCTGGGCGTCACCGGGACGCCCACGTACCTGATCGGTGGGGAGCGGCTGGACGGCGGGAAGAGCCAGGAGGGGCTGCGGGCGCGCGTGGAGGAGATCGCCGACCGCCTCCTCGCGGGCTGA